From the Hymenobacter yonginensis genome, one window contains:
- a CDS encoding DMT family transporter, with protein sequence MPTPPAPAVATAPTLPPVAPPPPQRITASAWGLLLVLATIWGTSFILMKKGLVVFSAMELGAARVSIAALLLLPFALRNVRRVDAERYKWLLLSGVVGTFFPAFLFAYAETKLASGLAGVLNGLTAVFTLVVGAVLFGQKLTSLRVLGIALGLVGTVVLMLLGGSGGAATPSGDSNAWYGLYIVAATIGYGISVNVIKQHLHGPSPVAVTSLTLLSIGPLGLLYLFGVSDFTHKLATVPGAWTALGYIALLATMSTAVAMVLFNKLIQQSTTLFAASNTYLIPIVALTWGVLDGEAFNLWHLLGMVIILAGVFIIHRAK encoded by the coding sequence ATGCCCACCCCTCCTGCTCCGGCCGTTGCCACCGCTCCTACCCTGCCGCCCGTAGCGCCGCCACCGCCGCAGCGAATTACGGCTTCGGCCTGGGGGCTGCTTTTGGTGCTGGCCACCATCTGGGGCACCTCGTTTATCTTGATGAAGAAGGGACTGGTGGTGTTTTCGGCCATGGAACTGGGGGCGGCGCGGGTGAGCATTGCGGCGCTGCTGCTGCTGCCGTTTGCGCTCCGCAACGTGCGCCGCGTCGATGCCGAGCGCTACAAGTGGCTGCTGCTGAGCGGGGTGGTGGGCACGTTTTTCCCGGCCTTTCTTTTCGCCTACGCCGAAACCAAGCTGGCCTCGGGCCTGGCCGGGGTGCTCAATGGCCTGACGGCCGTGTTTACGCTGGTGGTGGGCGCGGTGCTGTTTGGGCAGAAGCTCACCAGTTTGCGGGTGCTGGGCATTGCACTGGGCCTCGTGGGCACAGTGGTGCTGATGCTGCTGGGCGGCAGCGGCGGCGCGGCCACGCCCTCCGGCGACTCCAACGCCTGGTACGGGCTCTACATCGTGGCCGCCACCATCGGCTACGGCATCAGCGTGAACGTGATAAAGCAGCACCTGCACGGCCCGTCGCCGGTGGCCGTCACCAGCCTCACGCTGCTCAGCATCGGGCCGCTGGGGCTGCTGTACCTATTCGGCGTCTCCGATTTCACGCACAAGCTAGCCACCGTGCCGGGCGCCTGGACGGCCCTCGGCTACATTGCGCTGCTGGCCACCATGAGCACGGCCGTGGCCATGGTGCTCTTCAACAAGCTGATTCAGCAAAGCACCACGCTATTCGCGGCCTCCAACACCTACCTCATTCCCATCGTGGCCCTCACCTGGGGCGTGCTCGACGGCGAAGCCTTCAACCTCTGGCACCTGCTGGGCATGGTCATCATCCTAGCCGGCGTCTTCATCATCCACCGGGCAAAGTGA
- the dusB gene encoding tRNA dihydrouridine synthase DusB codes for MVYIRDIALPDFPLLLAPMEDVSDPPFRAVCKANGADLMYTEFISSEGLIRDAAKSRKKLDVFDYERPIGIQLFGSDVETMGECARISTLAGPDLIDINYGCPVKQVACRGAGAALLRDVPKMVEMTSAVVRNTHLPVTVKTRLGWDENTKNVEDVAERLQDIGIAALTVHGRTRVQMYKGDADWRLIAAIKNNPRIHIPIFGNGDIDSPQKAVEYKNRYGVDGVMIGRASIGYPWIFREVKHFVATGELLAPPTVEERVNMCRMHFEKSIEWKGQRVGIFEMRRHYAQYFRGLEGAKQWRMRLVETDSIEEVHAILNEIIAAEPVLVG; via the coding sequence GTGGTCTACATCCGCGACATTGCTTTGCCTGATTTTCCGTTGCTGCTCGCGCCCATGGAGGACGTGTCGGACCCGCCTTTCCGGGCGGTCTGCAAGGCCAACGGAGCCGATTTGATGTACACCGAGTTCATCTCCTCGGAAGGCCTCATCCGCGACGCTGCCAAAAGCCGCAAGAAGCTCGACGTGTTCGACTACGAGCGGCCCATCGGCATTCAGCTCTTCGGCTCCGACGTGGAGACGATGGGCGAGTGCGCCCGCATCAGCACGCTGGCCGGCCCCGACCTCATCGACATCAACTACGGCTGCCCCGTGAAGCAGGTGGCCTGCCGCGGTGCCGGCGCCGCCCTTCTCCGCGACGTGCCGAAGATGGTGGAAATGACCAGCGCCGTGGTGCGCAACACCCACCTGCCCGTGACCGTGAAAACCCGCCTCGGTTGGGACGAAAACACCAAAAACGTAGAGGACGTGGCCGAGCGTCTGCAGGACATTGGCATTGCGGCCCTCACGGTGCACGGCCGCACCCGCGTGCAGATGTACAAAGGCGACGCCGACTGGCGCCTGATTGCGGCCATCAAGAACAACCCGCGCATCCACATCCCCATCTTCGGCAACGGCGACATCGACTCGCCGCAGAAGGCGGTGGAGTACAAAAACCGCTACGGCGTGGATGGCGTGATGATTGGGCGCGCCAGCATCGGCTACCCCTGGATTTTCCGGGAGGTGAAGCACTTTGTGGCCACCGGCGAGCTGCTGGCCCCGCCCACCGTGGAGGAACGCGTGAACATGTGCCGCATGCACTTCGAGAAAAGCATCGAGTGGAAAGGCCAGCGCGTGGGCATCTTCGAGATGCGCCGCCACTACGCCCAGTACTTCCGCGGCCTCGAAGGCGCCAAGCAGTGGCGCATGCGCCTCGTCGAAACCGACTCCATCGAGGAAGTACACGCCATCCTCAACGAAATCATTGCCGCCGAGCCGGTTTTGGTGGGGTAG
- a CDS encoding CPBP family intramembrane glutamic endopeptidase — protein sequence MKGFVSSRLHPAANLLLLVGLMLLAFCIGSFLVMVFNYLLFGVGLREIGDVTKEPSGHPQGWGVSMLSQGVLLLVGFGGAALALPRLTGYSLADYFTPRRPVPLEWLLAAAGLIILSVPFMSGLIEWNAGAHFPGFLKGWEAEAREMEDRAQDLTRYLTQFSTATRFVVGLVVIGVVPAISEELVFRGVVQRNLVQWTGSRHVGIWLAAAVFSAIHFQFFGFVPRFVLGLVLGYLYEWSGNILVPMAAHFTQNAFQIILLYAQQRGALAGAGFDPDSTEALPWWWQVVSLLLSGAVLWLLYKRTRELRPDPLPTQMHTLGSGGMAIARPTTPPPAARTISHDGVDTTR from the coding sequence ATGAAAGGTTTCGTGTCCAGCCGCTTGCACCCAGCGGCCAATCTGCTGTTGCTGGTGGGGCTGATGCTGCTGGCGTTCTGTATTGGCAGCTTTCTGGTGATGGTGTTCAACTACCTGCTGTTTGGGGTGGGGCTGCGCGAGATTGGCGACGTCACGAAGGAGCCCTCGGGCCATCCGCAGGGCTGGGGCGTGTCGATGCTCAGCCAGGGCGTGCTGCTGTTGGTGGGGTTTGGCGGGGCCGCGCTGGCTTTGCCGCGCCTCACCGGCTATTCGCTTGCCGACTATTTCACGCCGCGCCGGCCGGTGCCGCTGGAGTGGCTGCTGGCTGCCGCCGGCCTCATCATTCTGAGCGTGCCCTTCATGTCGGGGCTGATTGAGTGGAACGCCGGCGCGCACTTTCCGGGCTTTCTGAAAGGCTGGGAAGCCGAGGCCCGCGAGATGGAAGACCGCGCCCAAGACCTGACGCGCTACCTCACGCAGTTCAGCACCGCCACCCGGTTTGTGGTGGGGCTGGTAGTAATTGGTGTGGTGCCGGCCATCAGCGAGGAGCTGGTGTTCCGGGGCGTGGTGCAGCGTAACTTGGTACAGTGGACTGGCTCGCGCCACGTGGGCATCTGGCTGGCGGCGGCCGTATTCAGCGCCATTCACTTTCAGTTCTTCGGCTTCGTGCCGCGCTTTGTGCTGGGGCTGGTGCTGGGCTACTTATATGAGTGGAGCGGCAACATTCTGGTGCCCATGGCGGCCCACTTCACCCAGAATGCCTTCCAGATCATCCTGCTCTACGCCCAGCAGCGCGGCGCGCTGGCCGGCGCCGGCTTCGACCCCGACTCGACGGAGGCGCTGCCGTGGTGGTGGCAGGTGGTGTCGTTGCTGCTGAGCGGGGCGGTGCTGTGGCTGCTCTACAAGCGTACCCGCGAGCTGCGCCCCGACCCTTTGCCCACCCAGATGCACACGCTTGGCAGTGGCGGCATGGCTATTGCCCGGCCCACAACGCCGCCCCCCGCCGCCCGTACCATCAGCCACGACGGCGTGGATACCACCCGGTAG
- a CDS encoding phosphatidate cytidylyltransferase has product MSDTVTTASTDPAAPGKKPMSNLAQRVVFGLIGAAMLLGSIWYSAWTFALFFGAVQMRMLWEFYRMMREAGYKPAALLGGGISIIIFASLFLVQTGATTATGLSYVEPGWHTVIYPGSRIGALLGLPLLLLPTILILREMAAWPRENQNFSPFSNVGVALLGLLYVSLPMSLLNVVAFTETGYDYRRVLALLFLVWSSDTGAYAAGKTFGKHKLAPKISPGKTWEGAIGGFLLTLAMGWALGYLLPELSLTYRLVVATAVAIFGPLGDLAESMLKRSVGVKDSGRIMPGHGGLLDRFDAFLFILPVLALLQLLWG; this is encoded by the coding sequence TTGTCCGATACCGTTACCACTGCCTCCACCGACCCCGCCGCACCCGGCAAAAAGCCCATGTCCAACCTCGCGCAGCGGGTCGTTTTCGGGCTGATTGGGGCCGCCATGCTGTTGGGCAGCATCTGGTACAGTGCCTGGACGTTCGCCCTGTTTTTCGGGGCCGTGCAGATGCGGATGCTGTGGGAGTTCTACCGCATGATGCGCGAAGCTGGCTACAAACCGGCCGCGCTGCTGGGTGGGGGGATTAGCATCATAATATTCGCGTCGCTCTTCCTGGTACAGACCGGGGCAACCACAGCTACCGGCCTGAGCTATGTGGAGCCAGGCTGGCACACCGTCATATATCCCGGCAGTAGAATAGGAGCGTTGTTGGGTTTGCCGTTGCTGCTGCTGCCCACCATCCTCATCCTGCGCGAAATGGCGGCCTGGCCCCGCGAGAATCAGAATTTCTCGCCGTTTTCCAACGTGGGCGTGGCGTTGCTGGGCTTGCTCTACGTGAGCTTACCCATGAGCCTGCTCAACGTGGTGGCCTTCACCGAAACCGGCTACGACTACCGCCGCGTGCTGGCGCTGCTGTTCCTGGTCTGGTCTTCCGATACGGGTGCCTACGCGGCCGGCAAAACCTTCGGCAAGCACAAGCTGGCCCCAAAAATCTCGCCCGGCAAAACCTGGGAGGGCGCCATCGGGGGCTTCCTGCTGACGCTGGCCATGGGCTGGGCGCTGGGCTACCTGCTGCCCGAACTCTCGCTGACCTACCGCCTCGTGGTGGCTACGGCCGTGGCCATCTTCGGCCCCCTCGGCGACCTAGCCGAATCCATGCTCAAGCGCAGCGTGGGCGTGAAGGATTCCGGCCGCATCATGCCCGGCCACGGCGGCCTGCTCGACCGGTTCGATGCCTTCCTGTTTATTCTGCCGGTGCTGGCGCTGCTGCAGCTGCTCTGGGGCTGA
- a CDS encoding Glu/Leu/Phe/Val family dehydrogenase yields MAATTVYKEPAPRVDAENPLESMMSRFNVATEILGLDEETYDVLKAPDKQVIVHIPVTMDNGKVRVFEGYRVVHNTILGPSKGGIRYDKNVHLDEVKALAAWMTWKCAVVDIPYGGAKGGIICDPTSMSAGEIERLTRGYTLALKDVFGPDKDIPAPDMGTGPREMAWLMDEFSKTVGATSPAVVTGKPLVMGGSLGRTEATGRGVMVSALAALKKLNLNPNEVSAAVQGFGNVGSWAAKLLSEQGVKIKCVSDVSGAYWNDNGINIDDAVAYKNAHKGRLDGFTGATLMDNADDLLTSDVDVLVPAAVEDVITEHNAHAIKAKLIVEGANGPTSASADPIINEKGIMVVPDILANSGGVTVSYFEWVQNRQGFKWTEEMVTERADRIMSDAFEKVYATSQKYNIPMRIAAYVVAIDKVAQTYRFRGGF; encoded by the coding sequence ATGGCTGCCACCACGGTGTACAAAGAACCGGCCCCTAGAGTAGATGCCGAAAATCCGCTCGAATCCATGATGTCGCGCTTCAACGTGGCCACCGAGATTCTCGGCCTCGATGAAGAAACCTACGACGTACTCAAAGCCCCTGACAAGCAGGTTATCGTGCACATTCCCGTCACGATGGACAACGGCAAAGTGCGCGTGTTCGAAGGCTACCGCGTGGTGCACAACACCATCCTGGGCCCCTCGAAAGGCGGCATCCGCTACGACAAAAACGTGCACCTCGACGAGGTGAAGGCCCTGGCGGCCTGGATGACCTGGAAGTGCGCCGTGGTAGACATTCCGTACGGCGGTGCCAAGGGCGGCATCATCTGCGACCCCACGAGCATGAGCGCCGGCGAAATCGAGCGCCTGACCCGCGGCTACACGCTGGCCCTGAAAGACGTTTTCGGTCCTGATAAAGATATTCCGGCCCCCGACATGGGCACCGGCCCGCGCGAAATGGCGTGGCTGATGGACGAGTTCAGCAAGACGGTGGGCGCTACCTCGCCGGCTGTCGTGACGGGCAAGCCACTGGTAATGGGTGGCTCGCTGGGCCGCACCGAGGCTACCGGCCGCGGCGTGATGGTGTCGGCGCTGGCCGCCCTCAAAAAGCTGAACCTCAACCCCAACGAGGTATCGGCCGCCGTGCAGGGCTTCGGCAACGTGGGCTCCTGGGCTGCCAAGCTCCTGAGCGAGCAGGGCGTGAAAATCAAGTGCGTGTCGGACGTAAGCGGCGCGTACTGGAACGACAACGGCATCAACATTGATGATGCCGTGGCCTACAAAAACGCCCACAAAGGCCGCCTCGACGGTTTCACCGGCGCCACCCTCATGGACAACGCCGACGACCTGCTGACTTCCGACGTGGACGTGCTGGTACCGGCTGCCGTGGAAGACGTCATTACCGAGCACAACGCCCACGCCATTAAGGCCAAGCTGATTGTGGAAGGCGCCAACGGCCCGACTTCGGCCTCCGCCGACCCCATCATCAACGAGAAAGGCATCATGGTGGTGCCCGACATCCTAGCCAACTCGGGCGGCGTGACGGTTTCCTACTTCGAGTGGGTGCAGAACCGCCAGGGTTTCAAATGGACCGAGGAAATGGTGACCGAGCGCGCCGACCGGATCATGTCCGACGCGTTTGAGAAGGTGTACGCCACCAGCCAGAAATACAACATCCCGATGCGCATCGCGGCCTACGTGGTAGCTATCGACAAAGTGGCCCAGACCTACCGCTTCCGCGGCGGCTTCTAA
- a CDS encoding phosphatidylserine decarboxylase family protein — protein MKIHKEGRRILFFTLLALLAINLLLFRVNARNLLFNQIFAGASVVAFLILLQFFRSPARRLFTHEDLIIAPADGKVVVIEDVHEPEYFDDMRKQISIFMSPINVHITRNPISGIVRYFKYHPGNYLVAWHPKSSTKNERTTVVVESEAGPFVLFRQIAGAMARRIVWYVNEGDEVSQGEEFGFIKFGSRVDIFVPIDTEVKVQIGEKVKGGQTIVAQLKTNAPSLF, from the coding sequence ATGAAGATTCATAAAGAAGGGCGACGGATACTGTTCTTTACCCTGCTGGCGCTGCTGGCTATCAACCTGCTGCTGTTTCGCGTGAATGCGCGTAACCTGCTGTTCAACCAGATTTTTGCCGGTGCCTCGGTAGTGGCGTTTCTGATTCTGCTGCAGTTTTTCCGGAGCCCGGCGCGCCGCCTGTTCACCCACGAAGACCTCATCATCGCGCCCGCCGACGGCAAAGTGGTGGTAATTGAGGATGTGCACGAGCCGGAGTACTTCGACGATATGCGCAAGCAAATCAGCATCTTCATGTCGCCGATCAACGTGCACATCACCCGCAACCCGATTTCGGGCATCGTGCGCTACTTCAAGTACCATCCTGGCAACTACCTAGTAGCCTGGCACCCCAAAAGCAGCACCAAAAACGAGCGTACCACCGTGGTAGTAGAGTCGGAGGCCGGTCCGTTTGTGCTGTTCCGCCAGATTGCGGGCGCCATGGCCCGCCGCATCGTGTGGTACGTGAACGAAGGCGACGAAGTAAGCCAGGGCGAAGAGTTCGGCTTCATCAAGTTCGGCTCCCGCGTAGATATTTTCGTGCCCATCGACACCGAGGTGAAAGTGCAGATTGGCGAGAAAGTGAAAGGCGGCCAGACGATTGTGGCGCAACTCAAAACCAACGCCCCGTCGCTGTTCTAA
- a CDS encoding dihydrofolate reductase family protein, giving the protein MRKVVLYIATSLDGYIASPDGSVEWLPTPPPGEDYGYADFLATADATLLGRATYEQVLMLGEWPYPTLTNYVFSRKPPTESPEPSVQFVSTDPVAFVTQLRQQTGGTIWLIGGSTLASPLLAAGLVDELMLFVVPRLLGAGIPLWRHQDHPQPLQLLHTQTWPDGMTLLHYRLNTAE; this is encoded by the coding sequence ATGCGCAAAGTCGTATTATACATTGCTACCAGCCTCGACGGCTACATTGCGTCGCCGGATGGCTCGGTGGAATGGCTGCCTACGCCCCCACCCGGCGAGGACTACGGGTACGCCGATTTTCTGGCCACCGCCGACGCCACGCTGCTGGGCCGCGCCACCTACGAGCAGGTGCTCATGCTGGGCGAATGGCCCTACCCCACCCTCACCAACTACGTATTCAGCCGCAAGCCGCCCACTGAGTCGCCCGAGCCTTCGGTGCAGTTCGTTAGCACCGATCCGGTGGCCTTCGTAACGCAGCTGCGGCAGCAGACGGGTGGCACCATCTGGCTGATTGGCGGCAGCACGCTAGCGTCGCCGTTGCTGGCCGCGGGCCTCGTAGATGAGCTGATGCTGTTTGTAGTGCCGCGCCTGCTTGGGGCTGGCATTCCGCTGTGGCGGCACCAAGACCACCCGCAGCCGCTGCAGCTGCTGCACACCCAAACCTGGCCCGACGGGATGACGCTGCTGCATTATCGCCTGAACACTGCCGAGTAA
- a CDS encoding GAF domain-containing protein → MAEELTLDTTLTKAEQYRQLLPQIEALTTGEPDLTANLANTAAALRQAFGFFWVGFYLVKGEELVLGPFQGPIACTRIRHGKGVCGASWAQAATLLVPDVEQFPGHIACSSESKSEIVVPVLKDGQVVAVLDVDSDQLNDFDQDDQQALEQLMQLAATWF, encoded by the coding sequence ATGGCCGAAGAACTCACCCTTGACACCACGCTCACCAAAGCCGAGCAATACCGCCAGCTGCTCCCGCAAATCGAAGCCCTGACCACCGGGGAGCCTGACCTCACCGCCAACCTAGCCAACACGGCGGCCGCCCTGCGGCAGGCGTTCGGGTTTTTCTGGGTAGGCTTCTACCTCGTGAAGGGCGAAGAATTGGTACTTGGCCCATTTCAGGGGCCCATTGCTTGCACCCGCATCCGGCACGGCAAAGGCGTGTGCGGCGCCAGCTGGGCCCAGGCCGCTACGCTGCTCGTGCCCGACGTAGAGCAGTTCCCCGGCCACATTGCCTGTAGCTCCGAGAGCAAGTCGGAAATCGTGGTGCCTGTGCTGAAAGATGGCCAGGTGGTAGCGGTGCTTGATGTCGACAGCGACCAACTCAACGACTTCGACCAAGACGACCAGCAGGCCCTGGAGCAGCTGATGCAGCTAGCCGCCACCTGGTTTTAG
- the ribD gene encoding bifunctional diaminohydroxyphosphoribosylaminopyrimidine deaminase/5-amino-6-(5-phosphoribosylamino)uracil reductase RibD, giving the protein MPASPDFDLLMMRRALDLAGLGTGYARPNPLVGCVITHEGRIIGEGWHRQYGGPHAEVNAVAAVSDPTLLRQSRAYVTLEPCAHHGKTPPCADLLIAHGIPEVVVCNLDPNPLVAGRGLEKLRAAGIQVETGVLEAEGRWLNRRFFTFQEKKRPYVVLKWAETADGYLAGPYFQPVAISGELARVAVHRWRSEEHGILIGTRTALHDNPHLNVREWPGPDPIRLVIDKNLSLPPTHHLFDGRQPTVVFTYRERATKDNLGFVRLSEAEDLFPQIFHNLYQRNVQSVLVEGGPTVLNSLLKDGLWDEIRILRSPRRLGGGVAAPSPGLCGLRQHTRLGDDELFVYVNDREQPNR; this is encoded by the coding sequence ATGCCTGCTTCCCCCGACTTCGACCTACTGATGATGCGCCGCGCCCTAGACCTGGCTGGCCTCGGCACCGGCTACGCCCGGCCCAATCCGCTGGTGGGCTGCGTTATCACCCACGAGGGCCGCATTATCGGGGAAGGCTGGCACCGGCAGTACGGCGGCCCCCACGCCGAGGTGAATGCCGTGGCGGCCGTTTCGGATCCGACGCTGCTGCGCCAAAGCCGTGCCTACGTGACGCTGGAACCCTGTGCCCACCACGGCAAAACCCCGCCCTGCGCCGATTTGCTGATTGCGCACGGCATCCCGGAAGTGGTGGTCTGCAACCTCGACCCCAACCCGCTGGTGGCCGGGCGCGGCCTGGAGAAGCTGCGGGCGGCCGGCATCCAAGTAGAAACCGGGGTGCTGGAAGCCGAGGGCCGCTGGCTGAACCGGCGCTTTTTCACGTTTCAGGAAAAGAAACGCCCCTACGTGGTGCTAAAATGGGCCGAAACCGCCGACGGCTACCTAGCCGGGCCCTACTTTCAGCCGGTAGCCATCAGCGGCGAGCTGGCCCGCGTGGCGGTGCACCGCTGGCGCAGCGAGGAGCACGGCATCCTGATCGGGACGCGCACGGCCCTACACGACAACCCCCACCTGAACGTGCGCGAGTGGCCCGGTCCCGACCCCATCCGGCTGGTCATCGATAAAAATTTGAGCTTGCCGCCCACCCATCACCTGTTCGATGGTCGCCAGCCCACGGTGGTCTTCACTTACCGCGAGCGGGCCACCAAAGACAACCTGGGCTTTGTGCGGCTCTCGGAAGCCGAAGACCTGTTTCCGCAGATTTTCCACAACCTCTACCAGCGCAACGTGCAGTCGGTGCTGGTGGAAGGCGGGCCCACAGTGCTTAACTCGCTGCTGAAAGACGGCCTCTGGGACGAAATCCGGATTCTGCGCAGCCCCCGCCGGCTAGGCGGCGGCGTGGCGGCCCCCAGTCCCGGCCTCTGCGGCCTGCGCCAGCACACCCGCCTCGGCGACGACGAGCTGTTTGTGTATGTAAACGACCGGGAGCAGCCGAACCGTTAG